One Anser cygnoides isolate HZ-2024a breed goose chromosome 6, Taihu_goose_T2T_genome, whole genome shotgun sequence genomic region harbors:
- the MDH1B gene encoding putative malate dehydrogenase 1B isoform X9 translates to MAKLVLAGRANCPHYAKAELLADYLQANLPDFRVHKITQHPDGWEQWLRDICEMNGWEHRRSPIIWRELLDRGGKGLLLGGVNDFLEYAQHYYGITSMMLSEEMLDIAEENLQAHVETEKEEEEIRNLTNPLQIWITSASAPICYQLIPLLANGEVFGMTTEISIHLLDTDEFKNVLCGIVMEVEDMAFPLLRGISEHTEIDKAFLQADVIIVLDDILLKREVQSLENYIREVSEICHVYAPLIEKNAKKGVRVISAGKTFVNLKAMMIITYGPSINPENVIAVATSWETAAKAMLARKLNMNAAGVKDVIVWGNITGCNYIDLSHTKLYKCDSAVWGPANFSRPLMNLIYDSKWIHSELLSAQSSLSSRVCYCAGMLSAHAVATVLRYWFHGSPPGEIVSVGILSEGQFCIPEGIVFSMPVRFQNGGWEVVTELEINETTQEALERLSHDVIQEKLVALEKIKEMHPYGRDKITTKKELRQGICCEQHLFKSKTFRTVS, encoded by the exons ATGGCCAAGCTGGTGCTGGCGG GCAGGGCAAACTGCCCTCACTATGCCAAAGCGGAGCTCCTGGCTGACTACCTGCAGGCTAACTTGCCGGACTTCAGGGTTCACAAGATCACCCAGCACCCTGACGGGTGGGAG CAGTGGCTCCGTGACATTTGTGAAATGAATGGATGGGAGCACAGACGGTCTCCAATCATTTGGAGAGAACTGTTGGACCGTGGAGGGAAGGGTCTGCTTCTGGGAGGAGTTAATGATTTTCTGGAATATGCTCAG cACTATTATGGCATCACCTCAATGATGTTGAGTGAGGAAATGTTAGACATTGCTGAGGAGAACCTACAGGCACATGTGGAAactgaaaaagaggaggaagagattAGAAATCTTACCAACCCTTTGCAAATCTGGATCACCAG TGCATCAGCTCCTATATGCTATCAGCTGATACCTCTGTTGGCAAATGGAGAAGTGTTTGGGATGACCACAGAAATCAGTATCCATTTGCTCGACACTGACGAGTTTAAGAATGTTCTTTGTGGTATTGTAATGGAAGTGGAAGACATGGCATTCCCACTCCTCCGTGGTATTTCAGAGCACACTGAAATAGATAAGGCTTTTCTTCAAGCTGACGTTATCATTGTTCTTGATGATATCCTCTTAAAACGTGAAGTCCAGTCCCTTGAGAACTACATCAGAGAAGTGAGTGAGATCTGCCATGTGTATGCTCCCCTGATTGAGAAGAATGCAAAGAAGGGGGTCAGAGtaatttcagcaggaaaaacCTTTGTAAACCTTAAGGCGATGATGATTATCACATACGGCCCATCCATTAATCCTGAAAATGTCATTGCTGTTGCAACATCCTGGGAAACTGCAGCTAAAGCCATGCTGGCCAGGAAGCTGAATATGAATGCAGCAG GAGTTAAAGATGTGATTGTCTGGGGCAATATTACTGGCTGTAACTACATTGATTTGTCACATACAAAACTTTACAAATGCGACAGTGCTGTTTGGGGCCCAGCTAATTTTTCACGTCCTTTGATGAATTTGATTTATGATAG CAAATGGATTCATTCAGAACTTCTGTCTGCACAGAGTTCATTGAGTTCCCGTGTCTGTTATTGTGCAGGAATGTTATCCGCTCATGCAGTAGCTACTGTACTAAGATACTGGTTTCATGGTTCTCCTCCTGGGGAGATTGTTTCTGTGGGAATACTTAGTGAAG gtCAATTTTGCATTCCTGAAGGGATTGTCTTTTCTATGCCAGTGAGGTTCCAGAATGGTGGCTGGGAAGTCGTGACAGAATTAGAAATTAATGAAACTACACAGGAAGCTCTGGAACGCTTATCCCATGATGTGATACAG gaaAAGCTCGTTGCactagagaaaataaaagaaatgcatcCATATGGACGTGATAAAATCACTACTAAAAAAGAATTGCGTCAAG
- the MDH1B gene encoding putative malate dehydrogenase 1B isoform X3, with product MAKLVLAGRANCPHYAKAELLADYLQANLPDFRVHKITQHPDGWEQWLRDICEMNGWEHRRSPIIWRELLDRGGKGLLLGGVNDFLEYAQHYYGITSMMLSEEMLDIAEENLQAHVETEKEEEEIRNLTNPLQIWITSLSEGCEQVSMSSPDHLGGKNSASAPICYQLIPLLANGEVFGMTTEISIHLLDTDEFKNVLCGIVMEVEDMAFPLLRGISEHTEIDKAFLQADVIIVLDDILLKREVQSLENYIREVSEICHVYAPLIEKNAKKGVRVISAGKTFVNLKAMMIITYGPSINPENVIAVATSWETAAKAMLARKLNMNAAGVKDVIVWGNITGCNYIDLSHTKLYKCDSAVWGPANFSRPLMNLIYDSKWIHSELLSAQSSLSSRVCYCAGMLSAHAVATVLRYWFHGSPPGEIVSVGILSEGQFCIPEGIVFSMPVRFQNGGWEVVTELEINETTQEALERLSHDVIQEKLVALEKIKEMHPYGRDKITTKKELRQGMETFPAGSV from the exons ATGGCCAAGCTGGTGCTGGCGG GCAGGGCAAACTGCCCTCACTATGCCAAAGCGGAGCTCCTGGCTGACTACCTGCAGGCTAACTTGCCGGACTTCAGGGTTCACAAGATCACCCAGCACCCTGACGGGTGGGAG CAGTGGCTCCGTGACATTTGTGAAATGAATGGATGGGAGCACAGACGGTCTCCAATCATTTGGAGAGAACTGTTGGACCGTGGAGGGAAGGGTCTGCTTCTGGGAGGAGTTAATGATTTTCTGGAATATGCTCAG cACTATTATGGCATCACCTCAATGATGTTGAGTGAGGAAATGTTAGACATTGCTGAGGAGAACCTACAGGCACATGTGGAAactgaaaaagaggaggaagagattAGAAATCTTACCAACCCTTTGCAAATCTGGATCACCAG TTTAAGTGAGGGATGTGAACAGGTGTCAATGAGCTCACCAGATCACCTTGGAGGGAAAAACAG TGCATCAGCTCCTATATGCTATCAGCTGATACCTCTGTTGGCAAATGGAGAAGTGTTTGGGATGACCACAGAAATCAGTATCCATTTGCTCGACACTGACGAGTTTAAGAATGTTCTTTGTGGTATTGTAATGGAAGTGGAAGACATGGCATTCCCACTCCTCCGTGGTATTTCAGAGCACACTGAAATAGATAAGGCTTTTCTTCAAGCTGACGTTATCATTGTTCTTGATGATATCCTCTTAAAACGTGAAGTCCAGTCCCTTGAGAACTACATCAGAGAAGTGAGTGAGATCTGCCATGTGTATGCTCCCCTGATTGAGAAGAATGCAAAGAAGGGGGTCAGAGtaatttcagcaggaaaaacCTTTGTAAACCTTAAGGCGATGATGATTATCACATACGGCCCATCCATTAATCCTGAAAATGTCATTGCTGTTGCAACATCCTGGGAAACTGCAGCTAAAGCCATGCTGGCCAGGAAGCTGAATATGAATGCAGCAG GAGTTAAAGATGTGATTGTCTGGGGCAATATTACTGGCTGTAACTACATTGATTTGTCACATACAAAACTTTACAAATGCGACAGTGCTGTTTGGGGCCCAGCTAATTTTTCACGTCCTTTGATGAATTTGATTTATGATAG CAAATGGATTCATTCAGAACTTCTGTCTGCACAGAGTTCATTGAGTTCCCGTGTCTGTTATTGTGCAGGAATGTTATCCGCTCATGCAGTAGCTACTGTACTAAGATACTGGTTTCATGGTTCTCCTCCTGGGGAGATTGTTTCTGTGGGAATACTTAGTGAAG gtCAATTTTGCATTCCTGAAGGGATTGTCTTTTCTATGCCAGTGAGGTTCCAGAATGGTGGCTGGGAAGTCGTGACAGAATTAGAAATTAATGAAACTACACAGGAAGCTCTGGAACGCTTATCCCATGATGTGATACAG gaaAAGCTCGTTGCactagagaaaataaaagaaatgcatcCATATGGACGTGATAAAATCACTACTAAAAAAGAATTGCGTCAAG ggATGGA
- the MDH1B gene encoding putative malate dehydrogenase 1B isoform X6, with amino-acid sequence MAKLVLAGRANCPHYAKAELLADYLQANLPDFRVHKITQHPDGWEQWLRDICEMNGWEHRRSPIIWRELLDRGGKGLLLGGVNDFLEYAQHYYGITSMMLSEEMLDIAEENLQAHVETEKEEEEIRNLTNPLQIWITSASAPICYQLIPLLANGEVFGMTTEISIHLLDTDEFKNVLCGIVMEVEDMAFPLLRGISEHTEIDKAFLQADVIIVLDDILLKREVQSLENYIREVSEICHVYAPLIEKNAKKGVRVISAGKTFVNLKAMMIITYGPSINPENVIAVATSWETAAKAMLARKLNMNAAGVKDVIVWGNITGCNYIDLSHTKLYKCDSAVWGPANFSRPLMNLIYDSKWIHSELLSAQSSLSSRVCYCAGMLSAHAVATVLRYWFHGSPPGEIVSVGILSEGQFCIPEGIVFSMPVRFQNGGWEVVTELEINETTQEALERLSHDVIQEKLVALEKIKEMHPYGRDKITTKKELRQGMETFPAGSV; translated from the exons ATGGCCAAGCTGGTGCTGGCGG GCAGGGCAAACTGCCCTCACTATGCCAAAGCGGAGCTCCTGGCTGACTACCTGCAGGCTAACTTGCCGGACTTCAGGGTTCACAAGATCACCCAGCACCCTGACGGGTGGGAG CAGTGGCTCCGTGACATTTGTGAAATGAATGGATGGGAGCACAGACGGTCTCCAATCATTTGGAGAGAACTGTTGGACCGTGGAGGGAAGGGTCTGCTTCTGGGAGGAGTTAATGATTTTCTGGAATATGCTCAG cACTATTATGGCATCACCTCAATGATGTTGAGTGAGGAAATGTTAGACATTGCTGAGGAGAACCTACAGGCACATGTGGAAactgaaaaagaggaggaagagattAGAAATCTTACCAACCCTTTGCAAATCTGGATCACCAG TGCATCAGCTCCTATATGCTATCAGCTGATACCTCTGTTGGCAAATGGAGAAGTGTTTGGGATGACCACAGAAATCAGTATCCATTTGCTCGACACTGACGAGTTTAAGAATGTTCTTTGTGGTATTGTAATGGAAGTGGAAGACATGGCATTCCCACTCCTCCGTGGTATTTCAGAGCACACTGAAATAGATAAGGCTTTTCTTCAAGCTGACGTTATCATTGTTCTTGATGATATCCTCTTAAAACGTGAAGTCCAGTCCCTTGAGAACTACATCAGAGAAGTGAGTGAGATCTGCCATGTGTATGCTCCCCTGATTGAGAAGAATGCAAAGAAGGGGGTCAGAGtaatttcagcaggaaaaacCTTTGTAAACCTTAAGGCGATGATGATTATCACATACGGCCCATCCATTAATCCTGAAAATGTCATTGCTGTTGCAACATCCTGGGAAACTGCAGCTAAAGCCATGCTGGCCAGGAAGCTGAATATGAATGCAGCAG GAGTTAAAGATGTGATTGTCTGGGGCAATATTACTGGCTGTAACTACATTGATTTGTCACATACAAAACTTTACAAATGCGACAGTGCTGTTTGGGGCCCAGCTAATTTTTCACGTCCTTTGATGAATTTGATTTATGATAG CAAATGGATTCATTCAGAACTTCTGTCTGCACAGAGTTCATTGAGTTCCCGTGTCTGTTATTGTGCAGGAATGTTATCCGCTCATGCAGTAGCTACTGTACTAAGATACTGGTTTCATGGTTCTCCTCCTGGGGAGATTGTTTCTGTGGGAATACTTAGTGAAG gtCAATTTTGCATTCCTGAAGGGATTGTCTTTTCTATGCCAGTGAGGTTCCAGAATGGTGGCTGGGAAGTCGTGACAGAATTAGAAATTAATGAAACTACACAGGAAGCTCTGGAACGCTTATCCCATGATGTGATACAG gaaAAGCTCGTTGCactagagaaaataaaagaaatgcatcCATATGGACGTGATAAAATCACTACTAAAAAAGAATTGCGTCAAG ggATGGA
- the MDH1B gene encoding putative malate dehydrogenase 1B isoform X7 yields the protein MAKLVLAGRANCPHYAKAELLADYLQANLPDFRVHKITQHPDGWEHYYGITSMMLSEEMLDIAEENLQAHVETEKEEEEIRNLTNPLQIWITSLSEGCEQVSMSSPDHLGGKNSASAPICYQLIPLLANGEVFGMTTEISIHLLDTDEFKNVLCGIVMEVEDMAFPLLRGISEHTEIDKAFLQADVIIVLDDILLKREVQSLENYIREVSEICHVYAPLIEKNAKKGVRVISAGKTFVNLKAMMIITYGPSINPENVIAVATSWETAAKAMLARKLNMNAAGVKDVIVWGNITGCNYIDLSHTKLYKCDSAVWGPANFSRPLMNLIYDSKWIHSELLSAQSSLSSRVCYCAGMLSAHAVATVLRYWFHGSPPGEIVSVGILSEGQFCIPEGIVFSMPVRFQNGGWEVVTELEINETTQEALERLSHDVIQEKLVALEKIKEMHPYGRDKITTKKELRQGMETFPAGSV from the exons ATGGCCAAGCTGGTGCTGGCGG GCAGGGCAAACTGCCCTCACTATGCCAAAGCGGAGCTCCTGGCTGACTACCTGCAGGCTAACTTGCCGGACTTCAGGGTTCACAAGATCACCCAGCACCCTGACGGGTGGGAG cACTATTATGGCATCACCTCAATGATGTTGAGTGAGGAAATGTTAGACATTGCTGAGGAGAACCTACAGGCACATGTGGAAactgaaaaagaggaggaagagattAGAAATCTTACCAACCCTTTGCAAATCTGGATCACCAG TTTAAGTGAGGGATGTGAACAGGTGTCAATGAGCTCACCAGATCACCTTGGAGGGAAAAACAG TGCATCAGCTCCTATATGCTATCAGCTGATACCTCTGTTGGCAAATGGAGAAGTGTTTGGGATGACCACAGAAATCAGTATCCATTTGCTCGACACTGACGAGTTTAAGAATGTTCTTTGTGGTATTGTAATGGAAGTGGAAGACATGGCATTCCCACTCCTCCGTGGTATTTCAGAGCACACTGAAATAGATAAGGCTTTTCTTCAAGCTGACGTTATCATTGTTCTTGATGATATCCTCTTAAAACGTGAAGTCCAGTCCCTTGAGAACTACATCAGAGAAGTGAGTGAGATCTGCCATGTGTATGCTCCCCTGATTGAGAAGAATGCAAAGAAGGGGGTCAGAGtaatttcagcaggaaaaacCTTTGTAAACCTTAAGGCGATGATGATTATCACATACGGCCCATCCATTAATCCTGAAAATGTCATTGCTGTTGCAACATCCTGGGAAACTGCAGCTAAAGCCATGCTGGCCAGGAAGCTGAATATGAATGCAGCAG GAGTTAAAGATGTGATTGTCTGGGGCAATATTACTGGCTGTAACTACATTGATTTGTCACATACAAAACTTTACAAATGCGACAGTGCTGTTTGGGGCCCAGCTAATTTTTCACGTCCTTTGATGAATTTGATTTATGATAG CAAATGGATTCATTCAGAACTTCTGTCTGCACAGAGTTCATTGAGTTCCCGTGTCTGTTATTGTGCAGGAATGTTATCCGCTCATGCAGTAGCTACTGTACTAAGATACTGGTTTCATGGTTCTCCTCCTGGGGAGATTGTTTCTGTGGGAATACTTAGTGAAG gtCAATTTTGCATTCCTGAAGGGATTGTCTTTTCTATGCCAGTGAGGTTCCAGAATGGTGGCTGGGAAGTCGTGACAGAATTAGAAATTAATGAAACTACACAGGAAGCTCTGGAACGCTTATCCCATGATGTGATACAG gaaAAGCTCGTTGCactagagaaaataaaagaaatgcatcCATATGGACGTGATAAAATCACTACTAAAAAAGAATTGCGTCAAG ggATGGA
- the MDH1B gene encoding putative malate dehydrogenase 1B isoform X4: MAKLVLAGRANCPHYAKAELLADYLQANLPDFRVHKITQHPDGWEWLRDICEMNGWEHRRSPIIWRELLDRGGKGLLLGGVNDFLEYAQHYYGITSMMLSEEMLDIAEENLQAHVETEKEEEEIRNLTNPLQIWITSLSEGCEQVSMSSPDHLGGKNSASAPICYQLIPLLANGEVFGMTTEISIHLLDTDEFKNVLCGIVMEVEDMAFPLLRGISEHTEIDKAFLQADVIIVLDDILLKREVQSLENYIREVSEICHVYAPLIEKNAKKGVRVISAGKTFVNLKAMMIITYGPSINPENVIAVATSWETAAKAMLARKLNMNAAGVKDVIVWGNITGCNYIDLSHTKLYKCDSAVWGPANFSRPLMNLIYDSKWIHSELLSAQSSLSSRVCYCAGMLSAHAVATVLRYWFHGSPPGEIVSVGILSEGQFCIPEGIVFSMPVRFQNGGWEVVTELEINETTQEALERLSHDVIQEKLVALEKIKEMHPYGRDKITTKKELRQGMETFPAGSV, translated from the exons ATGGCCAAGCTGGTGCTGGCGG GCAGGGCAAACTGCCCTCACTATGCCAAAGCGGAGCTCCTGGCTGACTACCTGCAGGCTAACTTGCCGGACTTCAGGGTTCACAAGATCACCCAGCACCCTGACGGGTGGGAG TGGCTCCGTGACATTTGTGAAATGAATGGATGGGAGCACAGACGGTCTCCAATCATTTGGAGAGAACTGTTGGACCGTGGAGGGAAGGGTCTGCTTCTGGGAGGAGTTAATGATTTTCTGGAATATGCTCAG cACTATTATGGCATCACCTCAATGATGTTGAGTGAGGAAATGTTAGACATTGCTGAGGAGAACCTACAGGCACATGTGGAAactgaaaaagaggaggaagagattAGAAATCTTACCAACCCTTTGCAAATCTGGATCACCAG TTTAAGTGAGGGATGTGAACAGGTGTCAATGAGCTCACCAGATCACCTTGGAGGGAAAAACAG TGCATCAGCTCCTATATGCTATCAGCTGATACCTCTGTTGGCAAATGGAGAAGTGTTTGGGATGACCACAGAAATCAGTATCCATTTGCTCGACACTGACGAGTTTAAGAATGTTCTTTGTGGTATTGTAATGGAAGTGGAAGACATGGCATTCCCACTCCTCCGTGGTATTTCAGAGCACACTGAAATAGATAAGGCTTTTCTTCAAGCTGACGTTATCATTGTTCTTGATGATATCCTCTTAAAACGTGAAGTCCAGTCCCTTGAGAACTACATCAGAGAAGTGAGTGAGATCTGCCATGTGTATGCTCCCCTGATTGAGAAGAATGCAAAGAAGGGGGTCAGAGtaatttcagcaggaaaaacCTTTGTAAACCTTAAGGCGATGATGATTATCACATACGGCCCATCCATTAATCCTGAAAATGTCATTGCTGTTGCAACATCCTGGGAAACTGCAGCTAAAGCCATGCTGGCCAGGAAGCTGAATATGAATGCAGCAG GAGTTAAAGATGTGATTGTCTGGGGCAATATTACTGGCTGTAACTACATTGATTTGTCACATACAAAACTTTACAAATGCGACAGTGCTGTTTGGGGCCCAGCTAATTTTTCACGTCCTTTGATGAATTTGATTTATGATAG CAAATGGATTCATTCAGAACTTCTGTCTGCACAGAGTTCATTGAGTTCCCGTGTCTGTTATTGTGCAGGAATGTTATCCGCTCATGCAGTAGCTACTGTACTAAGATACTGGTTTCATGGTTCTCCTCCTGGGGAGATTGTTTCTGTGGGAATACTTAGTGAAG gtCAATTTTGCATTCCTGAAGGGATTGTCTTTTCTATGCCAGTGAGGTTCCAGAATGGTGGCTGGGAAGTCGTGACAGAATTAGAAATTAATGAAACTACACAGGAAGCTCTGGAACGCTTATCCCATGATGTGATACAG gaaAAGCTCGTTGCactagagaaaataaaagaaatgcatcCATATGGACGTGATAAAATCACTACTAAAAAAGAATTGCGTCAAG ggATGGA
- the MDH1B gene encoding putative malate dehydrogenase 1B isoform X1 produces the protein MNGWEHRRSPIIWRELLDRGGKGLLLGGVNDFLEYAQHYYGITSMMLSEEMLDIAEENLQAHVETEKEEEEIRNLTNPLQIWITSLSEGCEQVSMSSPDHLGGKNSASAPICYQLIPLLANGEVFGMTTEISIHLLDTDEFKNVLCGIVMEVEDMAFPLLRGISEHTEIDKAFLQADVIIVLDDILLKREVQSLENYIREVSEICHVYAPLIEKNAKKGVRVISAGKTFVNLKAMMIITYGPSINPENVIAVATSWETAAKAMLARKLNMNAAGVKDVIVWGNITGCNYIDLSHTKLYKCDSAVWGPANFSRPLMNLIYDSKWIHSELLSAQSSLSSRVCYCAGMLSAHAVATVLRYWFHGSPPGEIVSVGILSEGQFCIPEGIVFSMPVRFQNGGWEVVTELEINETTQEALERLSHDVIQEKLVALEKIKEMHPYGRDKITTKKELRQGMETFPAGSV, from the exons ATGAATGGATGGGAGCACAGACGGTCTCCAATCATTTGGAGAGAACTGTTGGACCGTGGAGGGAAGGGTCTGCTTCTGGGAGGAGTTAATGATTTTCTGGAATATGCTCAG cACTATTATGGCATCACCTCAATGATGTTGAGTGAGGAAATGTTAGACATTGCTGAGGAGAACCTACAGGCACATGTGGAAactgaaaaagaggaggaagagattAGAAATCTTACCAACCCTTTGCAAATCTGGATCACCAG TTTAAGTGAGGGATGTGAACAGGTGTCAATGAGCTCACCAGATCACCTTGGAGGGAAAAACAG TGCATCAGCTCCTATATGCTATCAGCTGATACCTCTGTTGGCAAATGGAGAAGTGTTTGGGATGACCACAGAAATCAGTATCCATTTGCTCGACACTGACGAGTTTAAGAATGTTCTTTGTGGTATTGTAATGGAAGTGGAAGACATGGCATTCCCACTCCTCCGTGGTATTTCAGAGCACACTGAAATAGATAAGGCTTTTCTTCAAGCTGACGTTATCATTGTTCTTGATGATATCCTCTTAAAACGTGAAGTCCAGTCCCTTGAGAACTACATCAGAGAAGTGAGTGAGATCTGCCATGTGTATGCTCCCCTGATTGAGAAGAATGCAAAGAAGGGGGTCAGAGtaatttcagcaggaaaaacCTTTGTAAACCTTAAGGCGATGATGATTATCACATACGGCCCATCCATTAATCCTGAAAATGTCATTGCTGTTGCAACATCCTGGGAAACTGCAGCTAAAGCCATGCTGGCCAGGAAGCTGAATATGAATGCAGCAG GAGTTAAAGATGTGATTGTCTGGGGCAATATTACTGGCTGTAACTACATTGATTTGTCACATACAAAACTTTACAAATGCGACAGTGCTGTTTGGGGCCCAGCTAATTTTTCACGTCCTTTGATGAATTTGATTTATGATAG CAAATGGATTCATTCAGAACTTCTGTCTGCACAGAGTTCATTGAGTTCCCGTGTCTGTTATTGTGCAGGAATGTTATCCGCTCATGCAGTAGCTACTGTACTAAGATACTGGTTTCATGGTTCTCCTCCTGGGGAGATTGTTTCTGTGGGAATACTTAGTGAAG gtCAATTTTGCATTCCTGAAGGGATTGTCTTTTCTATGCCAGTGAGGTTCCAGAATGGTGGCTGGGAAGTCGTGACAGAATTAGAAATTAATGAAACTACACAGGAAGCTCTGGAACGCTTATCCCATGATGTGATACAG gaaAAGCTCGTTGCactagagaaaataaaagaaatgcatcCATATGGACGTGATAAAATCACTACTAAAAAAGAATTGCGTCAAG ggATGGA
- the MDH1B gene encoding putative malate dehydrogenase 1B isoform X5, translating to MNGWEHRRSPIIWRELLDRGGKGLLLGGVNDFLEYAQHYYGITSMMLSEEMLDIAEENLQAHVETEKEEEEIRNLTNPLQIWITSASAPICYQLIPLLANGEVFGMTTEISIHLLDTDEFKNVLCGIVMEVEDMAFPLLRGISEHTEIDKAFLQADVIIVLDDILLKREVQSLENYIREVSEICHVYAPLIEKNAKKGVRVISAGKTFVNLKAMMIITYGPSINPENVIAVATSWETAAKAMLARKLNMNAAGVKDVIVWGNITGCNYIDLSHTKLYKCDSAVWGPANFSRPLMNLIYDSKWIHSELLSAQSSLSSRVCYCAGMLSAHAVATVLRYWFHGSPPGEIVSVGILSEGQFCIPEGIVFSMPVRFQNGGWEVVTELEINETTQEALERLSHDVIQEKLVALEKIKEMHPYGRDKITTKKELRQGMETFPAGSV from the exons ATGAATGGATGGGAGCACAGACGGTCTCCAATCATTTGGAGAGAACTGTTGGACCGTGGAGGGAAGGGTCTGCTTCTGGGAGGAGTTAATGATTTTCTGGAATATGCTCAG cACTATTATGGCATCACCTCAATGATGTTGAGTGAGGAAATGTTAGACATTGCTGAGGAGAACCTACAGGCACATGTGGAAactgaaaaagaggaggaagagattAGAAATCTTACCAACCCTTTGCAAATCTGGATCACCAG TGCATCAGCTCCTATATGCTATCAGCTGATACCTCTGTTGGCAAATGGAGAAGTGTTTGGGATGACCACAGAAATCAGTATCCATTTGCTCGACACTGACGAGTTTAAGAATGTTCTTTGTGGTATTGTAATGGAAGTGGAAGACATGGCATTCCCACTCCTCCGTGGTATTTCAGAGCACACTGAAATAGATAAGGCTTTTCTTCAAGCTGACGTTATCATTGTTCTTGATGATATCCTCTTAAAACGTGAAGTCCAGTCCCTTGAGAACTACATCAGAGAAGTGAGTGAGATCTGCCATGTGTATGCTCCCCTGATTGAGAAGAATGCAAAGAAGGGGGTCAGAGtaatttcagcaggaaaaacCTTTGTAAACCTTAAGGCGATGATGATTATCACATACGGCCCATCCATTAATCCTGAAAATGTCATTGCTGTTGCAACATCCTGGGAAACTGCAGCTAAAGCCATGCTGGCCAGGAAGCTGAATATGAATGCAGCAG GAGTTAAAGATGTGATTGTCTGGGGCAATATTACTGGCTGTAACTACATTGATTTGTCACATACAAAACTTTACAAATGCGACAGTGCTGTTTGGGGCCCAGCTAATTTTTCACGTCCTTTGATGAATTTGATTTATGATAG CAAATGGATTCATTCAGAACTTCTGTCTGCACAGAGTTCATTGAGTTCCCGTGTCTGTTATTGTGCAGGAATGTTATCCGCTCATGCAGTAGCTACTGTACTAAGATACTGGTTTCATGGTTCTCCTCCTGGGGAGATTGTTTCTGTGGGAATACTTAGTGAAG gtCAATTTTGCATTCCTGAAGGGATTGTCTTTTCTATGCCAGTGAGGTTCCAGAATGGTGGCTGGGAAGTCGTGACAGAATTAGAAATTAATGAAACTACACAGGAAGCTCTGGAACGCTTATCCCATGATGTGATACAG gaaAAGCTCGTTGCactagagaaaataaaagaaatgcatcCATATGGACGTGATAAAATCACTACTAAAAAAGAATTGCGTCAAG ggATGGA